One window of the Streptomyces asoensis genome contains the following:
- a CDS encoding YceI family protein encodes MTQDNASRTPTATTLPLSSGDWELDPLHSAVNFTIRHLGIAKVRGRFTKIEAELYVGETADDVRVSAEIALTSIDTGNPDRDAHTRSADLLDVEKRPTMAFHSTRVSGQGEDWTMEGDLTIGDVTRPLTLAVDFGGVVDSPVDQRRHAGFEATGEIRRSDFGLDFGAGFLGDVVKVQLDMQFVEPGEPQGQGG; translated from the coding sequence ATGACTCAGGACAACGCCTCGCGCACGCCGACCGCCACGACCCTGCCGCTGTCTTCCGGCGACTGGGAGCTCGACCCGCTGCACTCGGCGGTCAACTTCACCATCCGTCACCTCGGCATCGCCAAGGTGCGCGGCCGCTTCACGAAGATCGAGGCCGAGCTGTACGTCGGTGAGACGGCCGACGACGTGCGGGTGAGCGCCGAGATCGCTCTGACCTCCATCGACACGGGCAACCCCGACCGGGACGCGCACACCCGCTCGGCGGACCTGCTCGATGTGGAGAAGCGTCCGACGATGGCCTTCCACTCGACACGTGTCTCGGGCCAGGGCGAGGACTGGACGATGGAAGGGGACCTGACCATCGGGGACGTGACTCGCCCGCTGACGCTCGCCGTCGACTTCGGCGGGGTGGTGGACTCCCCGGTGGATCAGAGGAGGCACGCCGGTTTCGAGGCGACGGGAGAGATCCGGCGCAGCGACTTCGGGCTGGACTTCGGAGCCGGGTTTCTCGGTGATGTTGTCAAGGTTCAGCTGGACATGCAGTTCGTGGAGCCGGGCGAACCGCAGGGCCAGGGTGGCTGA